Proteins from a genomic interval of Desulfurobacterium sp. TC5-1:
- the crcB gene encoding fluoride efflux transporter CrcB, which translates to MIFLYVGIGGFLGAISRFLIAGFVQKLTGSTFPFGTLTVNVLGSFIIGILAMLFKDIIAPEWKGLFITGFLGALTTFSSFSYETVALIQDGLVLQGIMNIALNVFLCLTATVTGMYLYTKFLRMV; encoded by the coding sequence ATGATATTTCTCTACGTTGGAATTGGAGGATTTTTAGGGGCCATTTCAAGGTTTCTTATTGCTGGCTTTGTTCAGAAGCTTACCGGGAGCACATTTCCTTTCGGTACGCTTACAGTGAATGTTCTGGGGAGTTTTATCATCGGTATCCTTGCGATGCTGTTCAAAGATATCATTGCCCCTGAATGGAAGGGCCTTTTTATCACCGGTTTTTTAGGAGCTTTAACCACATTCTCATCATTCAGCTATGAAACGGTTGCTCTTATTCAGGATGGCCTTGTTCTTCAGGGCATTATGAATATTGCTCTGAATGTATTTCTCTGCTTAACGGCAACAGTTACCGGCATGTATCTTTA